A window of the Macrobrachium rosenbergii isolate ZJJX-2024 chromosome 13, ASM4041242v1, whole genome shotgun sequence genome harbors these coding sequences:
- the LOC136844756 gene encoding uncharacterized protein yields MWGVRYLPIYLAAVATAQESEGYRVLFVCGVSTKSHYNFYKGIIKELADSGNHVTVITPYASKDERRNGKIREVLVPEADVMRTNPNRFNLTMLTFFHQIQTLIPICVEILGKREVQSLRQEKFDVILLSPFSDCYLSLVHQLQVPLIYVSPFGLTSNLAEVVGNPIFPSCVTMLALDYVHPLTFAQRTKNILAELALTLLFNYYVRPKMEEECHRSGPCSNGTPPFAEIQRNASLLFVNSVRELEIPARPYIASVIHLGGIHCRPAEPLPKDLSDWVEGAGEDGFVFFSLGTAVKSSDLSVSHRKILTKVFGSLKQRVLWKWDDESIPGMPPNVRVAKWLPQQDILGHPKLRLFITHGGLLSTLESVYHGRPVLGMPVFGDQMGNMKEVERQGWGKTVPWNDLTEGGLVEEINSVMNNATMHEIVETRSRLMRDQPMTPKEQLLFWTGYVIRHKGATRLRSPIAQMPWYKVYNVDVWLMVAALCALTTWLFCRISLSVIRFLLRKGKAKETARIMWEARHILLCTAAALLTVQASDGYRVLFMGVLGTKSHTNFYMGIIKELADSGHHVTFVTSYSTKESRTNENIKEVFVPEVDSFHDSLNRFKMSTVALVFKMRDFMPLCLNALRNDKVQGLLREEFDVVLLSPFNDCLLSIVYQLQAPFIYVYPIGMTSYLSSIVGNPDFPSFVSALLFEHSFPLSFWERTLNVLTELGMFLTMTHIFRDKMEQGCRSTGLCQDNMPPFAEIQRNASLVYMNSVRELEIPARPYVPSVIHLGGIHCRPAEPLPKDLNDWAEESGEDGFIFFSLGTAIKSADLPESHRQMLIKTFGSLRQRVLWKWDDESMPGMPPNVRVAKWLPQQDILGHPKLRLFITHGGLLSTLESVYHGRPLLGIPIIADQETNMRDVERQGWGKTLLWEDLTDRRLLEGILSIMNNKTMHEMVQVRSSLMRDQPLTPKEMALFWTEYVIRHKGATHLRSPIAQMPWYQLYNMDVNLTLVTSCVLITWLVCRTLLAVVRFLLRKVKAKQD; encoded by the exons ATGTGGGGAGTGAGATACCTACCGATATACTTGGCCGCCGTCGCAACCGCCCAAGAGTCGGAGGGTTACCGGGTGCTCTTCGTTTGTGGTGTGAGCACCAAGAGTCACTACAACTTCTACAAGGGAATCATCAAGGAACTTGCGGACAGCGGAAACCAC GTAACGGTGATAACACCATACGCCAGCAAAGATGAGAGGAGGAACGGAAAGATCAGGGAAGTATTGGTCCCTGAAGCCGATGTTATGCGGACCAACCCCAACAGGTTCAACTTGACCATGTTGACGTTTTTCCACCAAATCCAGACGTTAATACCTATATGCGTTGAAATCCTGGGGAAAAGGGAGGTGCAGAGTCTACGACAAGAGAAGTTTGACGTTATTCTGCTGTCACCATTCAGCGACTGCTATCTCTCCCTGGTCCATCAGTTACAA GTTCCTTTGATTTACGTATCACCATTCGGTCTGACATCCAACCTCGCCGAAGTGGTGGGCAACCCCATCTTCCCTTCGTGCGTCACAATGCTCGCTCTGGATTACGTGCACCCTTTGACTTTTGCTCAGAGAACCAAGAACATTCTGGCAGAACTTGCACTGACTCTTCTCTTTAACTATTACGTGAGACCAAA AATGGAGGAGGAATGTCACAGAAGTGGACCATGCAGTAATGGTACGCCACCGTTCGCCGAAATTCAGCGAAACGCTTCCCTGCTCTTTGTTAACAG cGTACGTGAACTGGAAATCCCAGCTCGTCCCTACATCGCCAGCGTCATCCATTTAGGCGGGATTCACTGCAGACCTGCTGAGCCGCTTCCTAAG GATCTCAGTGACTGGGTTGAAGGCGCCGGAGAGGATGGCTTTGTTTTCTTCAGTCTTGGCACCGCTGTCAAGTCCAGTGATCTCTCAGTGAG CCATAGGAAAATCCTGACGAAAGTCTTCGGATCCCTGAAACAGCGAGTGCTCTGGAAATGGGACGATGAGTCTATCCCCGGGATGCCACCAAATGTGCGAGTGGCAAAATGGCTGCCACAACAGGATATTCTAG GCCACCCCAAACTTCGCCTCTTCATAACGCACGGAGGTCTCCTGAGCACCCTTGAATCGGTCTACCACGGGAGACCCGTTCTGGGTATGCCCGTCTTTGGGGACCAGATGGGCAACATGAAAGAAGTGGAGCGCCAGGGCTGGGGCAAGACGGTCCCGTGGAATGACCTCACAGAGGGAGGACTCGTCGAGGAAATCAACTCAGTCATGAACAACGCAAC AATGCACGAAATAGTAGAGACGAGATCCCGCCTGATGAGAGACCAGCCGATGACTCCGAAGGAGCAGCTGTTGTTCTGGACCGGGTACGTCATCCGCCACAAGGGAGCCACACGCCTCCGAAGCCCCATTGCCCAGATGCCATG GTACAAAGTCTACAACGTGGATGTCTGGCTGATGGTAGCGGCTCTGTGCGCACTGACCACGTGGCTCTTCTGCAGAATTTCTCTTTCAGTCATCAGGTTCCTTCTCAGGAAAGGGAAAGCAAAA GAGACAGCCAGAATAATGTGGGAAGCCAGACATATTCTTCTGTGTACTGCCGCTGCCCTCCTGACCGTTCAAGCCTCGGATGGGTACCGGGTACTCTTCATGGGGGTCCTGGGTACGAAGAGTCACACGAACTTCTACATGGGCATCATCAAGGAGCTGGCGGACAGCGGGCATCAC GTAACGTTTGTGACTTCGTATTCTACTAAGGAGTCGCGGACGAACGAGAACATCAAGGAAGTGTTTGTTCCAGAGGTGGATTCTTTTCACGACAGCCTGAACCGATTCAAGATGTCAACCGTCGCTCTAGTGTTTAAGATGAGAGACTTCATGCCGCTGTGCTTAAATGCTTTGCGAAATGATAAGGTCCAGGGATTATTACGAGAGGAATTCGACGTCGTTTTGCTGTCCCCCTTCAACGACTGCCTCCTCTCAATTGTCTACCAGCTACAG GCACCGTTCATCTACGTCTACCCAATTGGCATGACGTCATACCTGAGTAGCATCGTCGGCAATCCAGACTTCCCTTCTTTCGTGTCTGCACTCCTCTTCGAACATTCTTTCCCGCTCTCGTTTTGGGAACGAACACTCAACGTACTGACAGAACTTGGGATGTTCTTAACCATGACACATATATTCCGTGACAA AATGGAACAGGGCTGCCGCAGCACTGGGTTATGCCAGGACAATATGCCTCCTTTCGCCGAAATTCAGAGAAATGCTTCGCTGGTCTACATGAACAG CGTACGAGAACTGGAGATTCCAGCGCGTCCGTACGTCCCCTCTGTCATCCATTTAGGGGGGATCCACTGCCGACCTGCTGAGCCCCTTCCTAAG GATCTCAACGACTGGGCGGAAGAATCTGGTGAGGACGGTttcattttcttcagtcttgGAACTGCCATCAAGTCAGCTGACCTGCCAGAGAG TCATCGACAGATGTTGATCAAAACTTTCGGATCCCTGAGACAGAGAGTGCTGTGGAAATGGGACGACGAGTCCATGCCTGGAATGCCACCGAATGTGCGAGTGGCAAAATGGCTGCCACAACAGGACATTCTCG GCCACCCCAAACTTCGCCTCTTCATAACTCACGGAGGCCTGCTGAGCACTCTGGAATCGGTGTACCACGGGAGACCCTTGCTGGGTATTCCTATCATAGCTGACCAAGAGACCAACATGAGGGACGTGGAACGCCAAGGGTGGGGCAAGACGCTCCTGTGGGAGGATCTCACCGATAGAAGACTCCTGGAGGGGATCCTGTCCATCATGAATAACAAGAC AATGCATGAAATGGTACAAGTGAGATCTAGCTTAATGAGAGACCAGCCACTGACTCCAAAGGAAATGGCCTTGTTCTGGACAGAGTACGTCATCCGCCACAAGGGAGCCACACATCTCCGGAGCCCCATTGCCCAGATGCCATG